In the Gossypium arboreum isolate Shixiya-1 chromosome 10, ASM2569848v2, whole genome shotgun sequence genome, one interval contains:
- the LOC108487009 gene encoding serine carboxypeptidase-like 18 isoform X1, producing the protein MFSKYAQLLCFYYIVFIVVWNRHVVSFSDIRSLPGFSASLPFKLETGYIGVGDLEFFYYFIQSERDPSKDPLILWLTGGPGCSALSGLFFEIGKISDYFWCLVSPTGDSIVTCNDVNLGPLQFNMVEHNGSLPTFALNPYSWTKVANIIFLDAPVGTGFSYSTTLQGFETGDKRFANDGYNFLRKWLQSHPKFITNSLYIAGDSYAGKIVPIIVHAISDGIEDENFPAFNLKGYLVGNPATGSKYDDNSKIPFYNRMALISDELYESAKRNCKEEYVEVEMSNVICAKDLQAISECIAHINKPHILEPECPSDFDPPDSSVNERKYFLETREEDCLQAPAEYPKFGCRNYNTYLCKIWASDDSVQQALGIRKGTIREWIRCNESLLYDKDVGSVLDYHLSLNTKGYRALIYSGDHDRLVPYVGTESWIKSLNLSIVDDWRPWFVDDQVAGEEVTRLQSSNRRNVLQCSIDGFPKNLYDKLLHLNSPGSVLALLGFLMPFQICKQWRFHATNS; encoded by the exons ATGTTTTCAAAGTATGCCCAGTTACTATGTTTTTACTACATAGTCTTCATTGTGGTTTGGAATAGGCATGTGGTTTCATTTTCAGACATCAGGTCTCTTCCTGGATTTTCTGCTTCACTTCCCTTCAAGCTTGAAACTGG GTACATAGGGGTGGGAGATCTggaatttttctattattttattcAATCAGAACGTGACCCTTCAAAAGATCCTCTCATCCTATGGCTCACTGGAGGCCCTGGTTGCTCTGCTCTCTCTGGTCTTTTTTTCGAGATAGGTAAAATCtctgattatttttggtgtttagtATCACCGACAGGAGATTCCATAGTCACGTGTAATGATGTTAATTTAGGGCCCTTGCAATTTAACATGGTGGAGCATAATGGCAGCTTACCAACTTTTGCTCTCAACCCTTACTCATGGACAAAG GTTGCAAATATAATCTTCCTAGACGCACCTGTTGGCACTGGATTTTCTTATTCAACGACATTGCAAGGTTTTGAGACCGGGGATAAAAGGTTTGCTAATGATGGGTATAATTTTCTGAGGAAG TGGTTGcaaagtcatcccaagttcatcACAAACTCACTCTATATTGCTGGTGATTCATACGCTGGGAAAATTGTTCCCATCATTGTTCATGCAATATCAGATG GCATCGAAGATGAGAACTTTCCAGCCTTCAATCTCAAA GGGTATTTGGTCGGTAATCCTGCAACGGGTTCGAAATATGATGACAACTCAAAAATCCCATTTTATAATCGTATGGCACTTATCTCTGATGAACTTTATGAG TCAGCCAAAAGGAATTGTAAAGAAGAATACGTAGAAGTGGAGATGAGTAATGTAATATGTGCAAAAGATCTTCAAGCTATCTCAGAG TGCATTGCCCACATAAACAAGCCACATATCCTGGAGCCTGAGTGCCCTAGTGACTTTGATCCACCGGATAGTTCGGTCAATGAAAGGAAATACTTCCTAGAAACACGTGAAGAAGACTGCCTGCAGGCGCCTGCCGAGTACCCTAAATTCGGATGTCGA AACTACAATACTTACCTTTGCAAGATTTGGGCATCTGATGACAGTGTCCAGCAAGCACTTGGTATCAGAAAG GGAACAATCAGAGAATGGATAAGATGTaatgaaagcttactttatgaTAAAGATGTTGGGAGTGTTTTAGACTATCATTTATCTCTCAATACAAAGGGTTACAGGGCTCTAATATACAG TGGTGATCATGACAGACTTGTTCCCTACGTTGGAACCGAATCATGGATTAAGTCCTTGAATTTGTCCATTGTTGATGATTGGAGGCCATGGTTTGTTGATGATCAAGTTGCAGG GGAGGAGGTCACACGGCTCCAGAGTTCAAACCGAAGGAATGTTTTGCAATGTTCAATCGATGGATTTCCAAAAAATCTTTATGATAAATTGCTACATCTTAATTCCCCAGGATCTGTCTTAGcacttttgggttttcttatgccATTTCAAATCTGTAAACAATGGAGGTTTCATGCTACAAATTCATAA
- the LOC108487009 gene encoding serine carboxypeptidase-like 2 isoform X3 codes for MFSKYAQLLCFYYIVFIVVWNRHVVSFSDIRSLPGFSASLPFKLETGYIGVGDLEFFYYFIQSERDPSKDPLILWLTGGPGCSALSGLFFEIGPLQFNMVEHNGSLPTFALNPYSWTKVANIIFLDAPVGTGFSYSTTLQGFETGDKRFANDGYNFLRKWLQSHPKFITNSLYIAGDSYAGKIVPIIVHAISDGIEDENFPAFNLKGYLVGNPATGSKYDDNSKIPFYNRMALISDELYESAKRNCKEEYVEVEMSNVICAKDLQAISECIAHINKPHILEPECPSDFDPPDSSVNERKYFLETREEDCLQAPAEYPKFGCRNYNTYLCKIWASDDSVQQALGIRKGTIREWIRCNESLLYDKDVGSVLDYHLSLNTKGYRALIYSGDHDRLVPYVGTESWIKSLNLSIVDDWRPWFVDDQVAGEEVTRLQSSNRRNVLQCSIDGFPKNLYDKLLHLNSPGSVLALLGFLMPFQICKQWRFHATNS; via the exons ATGTTTTCAAAGTATGCCCAGTTACTATGTTTTTACTACATAGTCTTCATTGTGGTTTGGAATAGGCATGTGGTTTCATTTTCAGACATCAGGTCTCTTCCTGGATTTTCTGCTTCACTTCCCTTCAAGCTTGAAACTGG GTACATAGGGGTGGGAGATCTggaatttttctattattttattcAATCAGAACGTGACCCTTCAAAAGATCCTCTCATCCTATGGCTCACTGGAGGCCCTGGTTGCTCTGCTCTCTCTGGTCTTTTTTTCGAGATAG GGCCCTTGCAATTTAACATGGTGGAGCATAATGGCAGCTTACCAACTTTTGCTCTCAACCCTTACTCATGGACAAAG GTTGCAAATATAATCTTCCTAGACGCACCTGTTGGCACTGGATTTTCTTATTCAACGACATTGCAAGGTTTTGAGACCGGGGATAAAAGGTTTGCTAATGATGGGTATAATTTTCTGAGGAAG TGGTTGcaaagtcatcccaagttcatcACAAACTCACTCTATATTGCTGGTGATTCATACGCTGGGAAAATTGTTCCCATCATTGTTCATGCAATATCAGATG GCATCGAAGATGAGAACTTTCCAGCCTTCAATCTCAAA GGGTATTTGGTCGGTAATCCTGCAACGGGTTCGAAATATGATGACAACTCAAAAATCCCATTTTATAATCGTATGGCACTTATCTCTGATGAACTTTATGAG TCAGCCAAAAGGAATTGTAAAGAAGAATACGTAGAAGTGGAGATGAGTAATGTAATATGTGCAAAAGATCTTCAAGCTATCTCAGAG TGCATTGCCCACATAAACAAGCCACATATCCTGGAGCCTGAGTGCCCTAGTGACTTTGATCCACCGGATAGTTCGGTCAATGAAAGGAAATACTTCCTAGAAACACGTGAAGAAGACTGCCTGCAGGCGCCTGCCGAGTACCCTAAATTCGGATGTCGA AACTACAATACTTACCTTTGCAAGATTTGGGCATCTGATGACAGTGTCCAGCAAGCACTTGGTATCAGAAAG GGAACAATCAGAGAATGGATAAGATGTaatgaaagcttactttatgaTAAAGATGTTGGGAGTGTTTTAGACTATCATTTATCTCTCAATACAAAGGGTTACAGGGCTCTAATATACAG TGGTGATCATGACAGACTTGTTCCCTACGTTGGAACCGAATCATGGATTAAGTCCTTGAATTTGTCCATTGTTGATGATTGGAGGCCATGGTTTGTTGATGATCAAGTTGCAGG GGAGGAGGTCACACGGCTCCAGAGTTCAAACCGAAGGAATGTTTTGCAATGTTCAATCGATGGATTTCCAAAAAATCTTTATGATAAATTGCTACATCTTAATTCCCCAGGATCTGTCTTAGcacttttgggttttcttatgccATTTCAAATCTGTAAACAATGGAGGTTTCATGCTACAAATTCATAA
- the LOC108487009 gene encoding serine carboxypeptidase-like 18 isoform X5 codes for MVEHNGSLPTFALNPYSWTKVANIIFLDAPVGTGFSYSTTLQGFETGDKRFANDGYNFLRKWLQSHPKFITNSLYIAGDSYAGKIVPIIVHAISDGIEDENFPAFNLKGYLVGNPATGSKYDDNSKIPFYNRMALISDELYESAKRNCKEEYVEVEMSNVICAKDLQAISECIAHINKPHILEPECPSDFDPPDSSVNERKYFLETREEDCLQAPAEYPKFGCRNYNTYLCKIWASDDSVQQALGIRKGTIREWIRCNESLLYDKDVGSVLDYHLSLNTKGYRALIYSGDHDRLVPYVGTESWIKSLNLSIVDDWRPWFVDDQVAGEEVTRLQSSNRRNVLQCSIDGFPKNLYDKLLHLNSPGSVLALLGFLMPFQICKQWRFHATNS; via the exons ATGGTGGAGCATAATGGCAGCTTACCAACTTTTGCTCTCAACCCTTACTCATGGACAAAG GTTGCAAATATAATCTTCCTAGACGCACCTGTTGGCACTGGATTTTCTTATTCAACGACATTGCAAGGTTTTGAGACCGGGGATAAAAGGTTTGCTAATGATGGGTATAATTTTCTGAGGAAG TGGTTGcaaagtcatcccaagttcatcACAAACTCACTCTATATTGCTGGTGATTCATACGCTGGGAAAATTGTTCCCATCATTGTTCATGCAATATCAGATG GCATCGAAGATGAGAACTTTCCAGCCTTCAATCTCAAA GGGTATTTGGTCGGTAATCCTGCAACGGGTTCGAAATATGATGACAACTCAAAAATCCCATTTTATAATCGTATGGCACTTATCTCTGATGAACTTTATGAG TCAGCCAAAAGGAATTGTAAAGAAGAATACGTAGAAGTGGAGATGAGTAATGTAATATGTGCAAAAGATCTTCAAGCTATCTCAGAG TGCATTGCCCACATAAACAAGCCACATATCCTGGAGCCTGAGTGCCCTAGTGACTTTGATCCACCGGATAGTTCGGTCAATGAAAGGAAATACTTCCTAGAAACACGTGAAGAAGACTGCCTGCAGGCGCCTGCCGAGTACCCTAAATTCGGATGTCGA AACTACAATACTTACCTTTGCAAGATTTGGGCATCTGATGACAGTGTCCAGCAAGCACTTGGTATCAGAAAG GGAACAATCAGAGAATGGATAAGATGTaatgaaagcttactttatgaTAAAGATGTTGGGAGTGTTTTAGACTATCATTTATCTCTCAATACAAAGGGTTACAGGGCTCTAATATACAG TGGTGATCATGACAGACTTGTTCCCTACGTTGGAACCGAATCATGGATTAAGTCCTTGAATTTGTCCATTGTTGATGATTGGAGGCCATGGTTTGTTGATGATCAAGTTGCAGG GGAGGAGGTCACACGGCTCCAGAGTTCAAACCGAAGGAATGTTTTGCAATGTTCAATCGATGGATTTCCAAAAAATCTTTATGATAAATTGCTACATCTTAATTCCCCAGGATCTGTCTTAGcacttttgggttttcttatgccATTTCAAATCTGTAAACAATGGAGGTTTCATGCTACAAATTCATAA
- the LOC108487009 gene encoding serine carboxypeptidase-like 18 isoform X4, with the protein MFSKYAQLLCFYYIVFIVVWNRHVVSFSDIRSLPGFSASLPFKLETGYIGVGDLEFFYYFIQSERDPSKDPLILWLTGGPGCSALSGLFFEIGPLQFNMVEHNGSLPTFALNPYSWTKVANIIFLDAPVGTGFSYSTTLQGFETGDKRFANDGYNFLRKWLQSHPKFITNSLYIAGDSYAGKIVPIIVHAISDGIEDENFPAFNLKGYLVGNPATGSKYDDNSKIPFYNRMALISDELYESAKRNCKEEYVEVEMSNVICAKDLQAISECIAHINKPHILEPECPSDFDPPDSSVNERKYFLETREEDCLQAPAEYPKFGCRNYNTYLCKIWASDDSVQQALGIRKGTIREWIRCNESLLYDKDVGSVLDYHLSLNTKGYRALIYSGDHDRLVPYVGTESWIKSLNLSIVDDWRPWFVDDQVAGYSREYGNNLTFATVKGGGHTAPEFKPKECFAMFNRWISKKSL; encoded by the exons ATGTTTTCAAAGTATGCCCAGTTACTATGTTTTTACTACATAGTCTTCATTGTGGTTTGGAATAGGCATGTGGTTTCATTTTCAGACATCAGGTCTCTTCCTGGATTTTCTGCTTCACTTCCCTTCAAGCTTGAAACTGG GTACATAGGGGTGGGAGATCTggaatttttctattattttattcAATCAGAACGTGACCCTTCAAAAGATCCTCTCATCCTATGGCTCACTGGAGGCCCTGGTTGCTCTGCTCTCTCTGGTCTTTTTTTCGAGATAG GGCCCTTGCAATTTAACATGGTGGAGCATAATGGCAGCTTACCAACTTTTGCTCTCAACCCTTACTCATGGACAAAG GTTGCAAATATAATCTTCCTAGACGCACCTGTTGGCACTGGATTTTCTTATTCAACGACATTGCAAGGTTTTGAGACCGGGGATAAAAGGTTTGCTAATGATGGGTATAATTTTCTGAGGAAG TGGTTGcaaagtcatcccaagttcatcACAAACTCACTCTATATTGCTGGTGATTCATACGCTGGGAAAATTGTTCCCATCATTGTTCATGCAATATCAGATG GCATCGAAGATGAGAACTTTCCAGCCTTCAATCTCAAA GGGTATTTGGTCGGTAATCCTGCAACGGGTTCGAAATATGATGACAACTCAAAAATCCCATTTTATAATCGTATGGCACTTATCTCTGATGAACTTTATGAG TCAGCCAAAAGGAATTGTAAAGAAGAATACGTAGAAGTGGAGATGAGTAATGTAATATGTGCAAAAGATCTTCAAGCTATCTCAGAG TGCATTGCCCACATAAACAAGCCACATATCCTGGAGCCTGAGTGCCCTAGTGACTTTGATCCACCGGATAGTTCGGTCAATGAAAGGAAATACTTCCTAGAAACACGTGAAGAAGACTGCCTGCAGGCGCCTGCCGAGTACCCTAAATTCGGATGTCGA AACTACAATACTTACCTTTGCAAGATTTGGGCATCTGATGACAGTGTCCAGCAAGCACTTGGTATCAGAAAG GGAACAATCAGAGAATGGATAAGATGTaatgaaagcttactttatgaTAAAGATGTTGGGAGTGTTTTAGACTATCATTTATCTCTCAATACAAAGGGTTACAGGGCTCTAATATACAG TGGTGATCATGACAGACTTGTTCCCTACGTTGGAACCGAATCATGGATTAAGTCCTTGAATTTGTCCATTGTTGATGATTGGAGGCCATGGTTTGTTGATGATCAAGTTGCAGG ATATTCGAGAGAATATGGAAATAACTTAACATTTGCAACTGTAAAG GGAGGAGGTCACACGGCTCCAGAGTTCAAACCGAAGGAATGTTTTGCAATGTTCAATCGATGGATTTCCAAAAAATCTTTATGA
- the LOC108487009 gene encoding serine carboxypeptidase-like 18 isoform X2 produces the protein MFSKYAQLLCFYYIVFIVVWNRHVVSFSDIRSLPGFSASLPFKLETGYIGVGDLEFFYYFIQSERDPSKDPLILWLTGGPGCSALSGLFFEIGKISDYFWCLVSPTGDSIVTCNDVNLGPLQFNMVEHNGSLPTFALNPYSWTKVANIIFLDAPVGTGFSYSTTLQGFETGDKRFANDGYNFLRKWLQSHPKFITNSLYIAGDSYAGKIVPIIVHAISDGIEDENFPAFNLKGYLVGNPATGSKYDDNSKIPFYNRMALISDELYESAKRNCKEEYVEVEMSNVICAKDLQAISECIAHINKPHILEPECPSDFDPPDSSVNERKYFLETREEDCLQAPAEYPKFGCRNYNTYLCKIWASDDSVQQALGIRKGTIREWIRCNESLLYDKDVGSVLDYHLSLNTKGYRALIYSGDHDRLVPYVGTESWIKSLNLSIVDDWRPWFVDDQVAGYSREYGNNLTFATVKGGGHTAPEFKPKECFAMFNRWISKKSL, from the exons ATGTTTTCAAAGTATGCCCAGTTACTATGTTTTTACTACATAGTCTTCATTGTGGTTTGGAATAGGCATGTGGTTTCATTTTCAGACATCAGGTCTCTTCCTGGATTTTCTGCTTCACTTCCCTTCAAGCTTGAAACTGG GTACATAGGGGTGGGAGATCTggaatttttctattattttattcAATCAGAACGTGACCCTTCAAAAGATCCTCTCATCCTATGGCTCACTGGAGGCCCTGGTTGCTCTGCTCTCTCTGGTCTTTTTTTCGAGATAGGTAAAATCtctgattatttttggtgtttagtATCACCGACAGGAGATTCCATAGTCACGTGTAATGATGTTAATTTAGGGCCCTTGCAATTTAACATGGTGGAGCATAATGGCAGCTTACCAACTTTTGCTCTCAACCCTTACTCATGGACAAAG GTTGCAAATATAATCTTCCTAGACGCACCTGTTGGCACTGGATTTTCTTATTCAACGACATTGCAAGGTTTTGAGACCGGGGATAAAAGGTTTGCTAATGATGGGTATAATTTTCTGAGGAAG TGGTTGcaaagtcatcccaagttcatcACAAACTCACTCTATATTGCTGGTGATTCATACGCTGGGAAAATTGTTCCCATCATTGTTCATGCAATATCAGATG GCATCGAAGATGAGAACTTTCCAGCCTTCAATCTCAAA GGGTATTTGGTCGGTAATCCTGCAACGGGTTCGAAATATGATGACAACTCAAAAATCCCATTTTATAATCGTATGGCACTTATCTCTGATGAACTTTATGAG TCAGCCAAAAGGAATTGTAAAGAAGAATACGTAGAAGTGGAGATGAGTAATGTAATATGTGCAAAAGATCTTCAAGCTATCTCAGAG TGCATTGCCCACATAAACAAGCCACATATCCTGGAGCCTGAGTGCCCTAGTGACTTTGATCCACCGGATAGTTCGGTCAATGAAAGGAAATACTTCCTAGAAACACGTGAAGAAGACTGCCTGCAGGCGCCTGCCGAGTACCCTAAATTCGGATGTCGA AACTACAATACTTACCTTTGCAAGATTTGGGCATCTGATGACAGTGTCCAGCAAGCACTTGGTATCAGAAAG GGAACAATCAGAGAATGGATAAGATGTaatgaaagcttactttatgaTAAAGATGTTGGGAGTGTTTTAGACTATCATTTATCTCTCAATACAAAGGGTTACAGGGCTCTAATATACAG TGGTGATCATGACAGACTTGTTCCCTACGTTGGAACCGAATCATGGATTAAGTCCTTGAATTTGTCCATTGTTGATGATTGGAGGCCATGGTTTGTTGATGATCAAGTTGCAGG ATATTCGAGAGAATATGGAAATAACTTAACATTTGCAACTGTAAAG GGAGGAGGTCACACGGCTCCAGAGTTCAAACCGAAGGAATGTTTTGCAATGTTCAATCGATGGATTTCCAAAAAATCTTTATGA
- the LOC108487150 gene encoding uncharacterized protein LOC108487150 isoform X3: MEARVYLRRVWFQFSFLLIWILAVQGASQTQTQTPSLQYGAIVRGNKNDPSSMSRSPSPANGLGRSCNVVDLCRQIILSLTDIKGTRVETVVNVTMREGTLNGSVAGLEALAAGATHWFYNKTRSTGQLNFTMDPISNAVNASTMLDLEAVSRGIVHAKPDMYAPTSTNDSDIAPRVAGYFVTKGKCKCIEVHYFVRKANSKCC; this comes from the exons ATGGAAGCTAGGGTTTATCTCCGTCGAGTATgg TTTCAATTTAGTTTTCTGCTGATATGGATCCTAGCAGTACAAGGAGCTAGCCAGACCCAGACCCAGACCCCATCATTACAGTACGGGGCAATCGTGAGGGGCAATAAGAATGATCCTTCGTCTATGTCCAGGTCCCCTTCACCTGCGAACGGCCTCGGACGGAGCTGCAACGTTGTTGACCTATGTAGGCAAATAATTCTGAGCCTGACTGACATCAA AGGGACTCGAGTTGAGACTGTTGTTAATGTTACGATGAGGGAGGGAACTTTGAACGGCAGCGTGGCGGGCTTGGAGGCATTGGCTGCCGGGGCTACTCATTGGTTTTATAACAAAACCCGCTCCACTGGTCAATTAAACTTCACAATGGACCCAATTTCCAATGCCGTAAATGCATCGACAATGCTAGACTTAGAG GCTGTTTCTCGAGGCATTGTTCATGCGAAACCGGACAT GTATGCACCAACCTCTACTAATGACTCGGACATAGCTCCTCGGGTCGCCGGTTATTTTGTGACAAAAG GAAAATGTAAGTGCATTGAAGTGCATTATTTTGTTCGAAAAGCCAATTCGAAGTGCTGTTGA
- the LOC108487150 gene encoding uncharacterized protein LOC108487150 isoform X1 — protein sequence MEARVYLRRVWFQFSFLLIWILAVQGASQTQTQTPSLQYGAIVRGNKNDPSSMSRSPSPANGLGRSCNVVDLCRQIILSLTDIKGTRVETVVNVTMREGTLNGSVAGLEALAAGATHWFYNKTRSTGQLNFTMDPISNAVNASTMLDLEAVSRGIVHAKPDMYAPTSTNDSDIAPRVAGYFVTKANSTSNVVDLRFYAIDEVSVEEDDMKLVLKCAESILLAGKAYSCTSLQKCC from the exons ATGGAAGCTAGGGTTTATCTCCGTCGAGTATgg TTTCAATTTAGTTTTCTGCTGATATGGATCCTAGCAGTACAAGGAGCTAGCCAGACCCAGACCCAGACCCCATCATTACAGTACGGGGCAATCGTGAGGGGCAATAAGAATGATCCTTCGTCTATGTCCAGGTCCCCTTCACCTGCGAACGGCCTCGGACGGAGCTGCAACGTTGTTGACCTATGTAGGCAAATAATTCTGAGCCTGACTGACATCAA AGGGACTCGAGTTGAGACTGTTGTTAATGTTACGATGAGGGAGGGAACTTTGAACGGCAGCGTGGCGGGCTTGGAGGCATTGGCTGCCGGGGCTACTCATTGGTTTTATAACAAAACCCGCTCCACTGGTCAATTAAACTTCACAATGGACCCAATTTCCAATGCCGTAAATGCATCGACAATGCTAGACTTAGAG GCTGTTTCTCGAGGCATTGTTCATGCGAAACCGGACAT GTATGCACCAACCTCTACTAATGACTCGGACATAGCTCCTCGGGTCGCCGGTTATTTTGTGACAAAAG CTAATTCGACTTCAAATGTGGTGGATTTGAGATTCTACGCTATTGATGAAGTCAGTGTTGAGGAAGATGATATGAAACTAGTCTTGAAATGTGCTGAATCTATTTTACTCGCTGGGAAAGCTTATTCTTGCACTTCGTTGCAGAAGTGCTGTTGA
- the LOC108487150 gene encoding uncharacterized protein LOC108487150 isoform X2 — protein MGLVRALLFKFQFSFLLIWILAVQGASQTQTQTPSLQYGAIVRGNKNDPSSMSRSPSPANGLGRSCNVVDLCRQIILSLTDIKGTRVETVVNVTMREGTLNGSVAGLEALAAGATHWFYNKTRSTGQLNFTMDPISNAVNASTMLDLEAVSRGIVHAKPDMYAPTSTNDSDIAPRVAGYFVTKANSTSNVVDLRFYAIDEVSVEEDDMKLVLKCAESILLAGKAYSCTSLQKCC, from the exons ATGGGTTTAGTTCGGGCTTTATTGTTTAAG TTTCAATTTAGTTTTCTGCTGATATGGATCCTAGCAGTACAAGGAGCTAGCCAGACCCAGACCCAGACCCCATCATTACAGTACGGGGCAATCGTGAGGGGCAATAAGAATGATCCTTCGTCTATGTCCAGGTCCCCTTCACCTGCGAACGGCCTCGGACGGAGCTGCAACGTTGTTGACCTATGTAGGCAAATAATTCTGAGCCTGACTGACATCAA AGGGACTCGAGTTGAGACTGTTGTTAATGTTACGATGAGGGAGGGAACTTTGAACGGCAGCGTGGCGGGCTTGGAGGCATTGGCTGCCGGGGCTACTCATTGGTTTTATAACAAAACCCGCTCCACTGGTCAATTAAACTTCACAATGGACCCAATTTCCAATGCCGTAAATGCATCGACAATGCTAGACTTAGAG GCTGTTTCTCGAGGCATTGTTCATGCGAAACCGGACAT GTATGCACCAACCTCTACTAATGACTCGGACATAGCTCCTCGGGTCGCCGGTTATTTTGTGACAAAAG CTAATTCGACTTCAAATGTGGTGGATTTGAGATTCTACGCTATTGATGAAGTCAGTGTTGAGGAAGATGATATGAAACTAGTCTTGAAATGTGCTGAATCTATTTTACTCGCTGGGAAAGCTTATTCTTGCACTTCGTTGCAGAAGTGCTGTTGA
- the LOC108487150 gene encoding uncharacterized protein LOC108487150 isoform X4: MSRSPSPANGLGRSCNVVDLCRQIILSLTDIKGTRVETVVNVTMREGTLNGSVAGLEALAAGATHWFYNKTRSTGQLNFTMDPISNAVNASTMLDLEAVSRGIVHAKPDMYAPTSTNDSDIAPRVAGYFVTKANSTSNVVDLRFYAIDEVSVEEDDMKLVLKCAESILLAGKAYSCTSLQKCC, translated from the exons ATGTCCAGGTCCCCTTCACCTGCGAACGGCCTCGGACGGAGCTGCAACGTTGTTGACCTATGTAGGCAAATAATTCTGAGCCTGACTGACATCAA AGGGACTCGAGTTGAGACTGTTGTTAATGTTACGATGAGGGAGGGAACTTTGAACGGCAGCGTGGCGGGCTTGGAGGCATTGGCTGCCGGGGCTACTCATTGGTTTTATAACAAAACCCGCTCCACTGGTCAATTAAACTTCACAATGGACCCAATTTCCAATGCCGTAAATGCATCGACAATGCTAGACTTAGAG GCTGTTTCTCGAGGCATTGTTCATGCGAAACCGGACAT GTATGCACCAACCTCTACTAATGACTCGGACATAGCTCCTCGGGTCGCCGGTTATTTTGTGACAAAAG CTAATTCGACTTCAAATGTGGTGGATTTGAGATTCTACGCTATTGATGAAGTCAGTGTTGAGGAAGATGATATGAAACTAGTCTTGAAATGTGCTGAATCTATTTTACTCGCTGGGAAAGCTTATTCTTGCACTTCGTTGCAGAAGTGCTGTTGA